A single Rhodomicrobium lacus DNA region contains:
- the lysA gene encoding diaminopimelate decarboxylase codes for MHHFSYKNGILHAEGVALDAIAREVGTPFYCYSSATIERHYRVFADAFTGQDALVCYAIKANSNLSVIRTLAKLGSGADVVSEGEIRRALAAGIPAGKIVFSGVGKTEGEMAFALDAGIYGFNVESEAELRALSRVASERGKTARIAFRINPDVDAKTHAKISTGKSEHKFGVSWRDARALYALARDLPGLDVAGVHMHIGSQITHMEPFRDAFDLMANLVEDLRRDGHTISYVNLGGGLGIPYRWDHELPPLPSDYAEIVIGLSNRLGAKLLFEPGRIIVGNAGILVSQVIYTKHSGEKRFVIVDAGMNDLVRPTLYDAYHDIWPVNEAQRNASAGRADVVGPVCETGDFLAKDRDMPDVAPGDLIAVMTAGAYGAAQSSTYNTRRLVPEVLVNGADYAVVRPRPTYDDMLRAEPLAGWL; via the coding sequence ATGCATCATTTTTCTTACAAGAACGGCATCCTTCATGCCGAAGGTGTCGCTCTCGACGCTATCGCTCGTGAGGTTGGCACACCGTTTTACTGCTATTCCTCCGCCACGATAGAGCGCCATTATCGCGTGTTCGCGGACGCTTTCACCGGCCAGGATGCGCTCGTCTGCTATGCCATCAAGGCCAACTCCAATTTGTCCGTGATCCGCACGCTGGCGAAGCTCGGCTCCGGCGCGGATGTGGTCTCGGAAGGCGAGATCCGGCGCGCGCTGGCGGCTGGCATCCCGGCGGGAAAGATCGTCTTCTCGGGTGTCGGCAAGACCGAGGGCGAGATGGCCTTCGCGCTCGACGCGGGGATTTACGGCTTCAACGTCGAGAGCGAGGCAGAGCTTCGCGCGTTGTCGCGGGTGGCGAGCGAACGGGGCAAGACGGCGCGCATCGCGTTCCGCATCAACCCGGACGTGGACGCGAAGACGCACGCCAAGATTTCCACGGGCAAGTCCGAACACAAATTCGGCGTAAGCTGGCGTGATGCCCGCGCGCTTTACGCGCTCGCCCGCGATCTTCCCGGCCTGGACGTGGCGGGCGTGCATATGCACATCGGCAGCCAGATCACGCATATGGAGCCGTTCCGCGACGCCTTCGACCTGATGGCGAACCTCGTGGAAGATTTGCGCCGCGATGGGCACACGATTTCCTATGTCAATCTCGGCGGCGGTCTCGGCATTCCCTATCGCTGGGACCACGAACTTCCGCCGCTCCCGAGCGATTATGCCGAAATCGTCATCGGCCTGTCGAACCGCCTCGGCGCAAAACTGCTGTTCGAGCCTGGGCGCATCATCGTCGGCAATGCGGGCATTCTCGTCTCGCAGGTCATCTACACGAAGCACAGCGGCGAAAAGCGCTTCGTCATCGTGGATGCGGGCATGAACGACCTCGTTCGTCCGACGCTGTACGATGCCTATCACGACATCTGGCCCGTGAACGAAGCGCAGCGAAACGCCAGCGCCGGACGCGCCGATGTCGTCGGCCCTGTGTGTGAAACGGGCGATTTTCTCGCGAAAGACCGCGATATGCCGGACGTCGCTCCGGGCGATCTCATTGCGGTGATGACGGCGGGCGCCTACGGCGCGGCGCAGTCGTCAACCTACAACACCCGGCGGCTCGTCCCCGAGGTGCTCGTGAACGGCGCCGATTATGCGGTGGTGCGTCCGCGCCCGACCTATGACGATATGCTGCGCGCCGAACCGCTCGCGGGCTGGCTTTAA
- the leuC gene encoding 3-isopropylmalate dehydratase large subunit — translation MAKTLYDKIWDDHVVETQADGTSLLYIDRHLVHEVTSPQAFEGLRTAGRRVRAPQKTLAVVDHNVPTTDRSHGIDDPEAALQVQTLGENCAEFGIEYYNELDKRQGVVHIVGPEQGFTLPGTTIVCGDSHTSTHGAFGALAHGIGTSEVEHVLATQTLIQKKAKNMRVTVDGILPDGVTAKDIILAIIGEIGTAGGTGYVIEYAGEAIRALSMEGRMTVCNMSIEGGARAGLVAPDEKTFAYIAGRPRAPKGAAWELARKYWETLPSDAGAHFDREIKLDASSLPPIVTWGTSPEDVVSITGTVPDPAKVADEGKRAAVSRALAYMGLEPGMKMTDIAIDRVFIGSCTNGRIEDLRAAAAIVEGRRVAETVKAMVVPGSGLVKEQAEAEGLDEIFLAAGFEWREPGCSMCLAMNADKLSPGERCASTSNRNFEGRQGFKGRTHLVSPAMAAAAAVAGRFVDVREFGKR, via the coding sequence ATGGCAAAGACACTTTACGATAAAATCTGGGACGACCACGTCGTTGAAACGCAAGCGGACGGCACAAGCCTTCTCTACATCGACCGCCATCTCGTGCACGAGGTGACGAGCCCGCAGGCGTTCGAGGGACTTCGCACCGCCGGGCGTCGCGTTCGCGCGCCGCAGAAGACGCTGGCGGTCGTGGACCACAACGTGCCGACGACGGACCGCAGCCACGGCATCGACGACCCGGAAGCAGCCTTGCAGGTCCAGACGCTCGGCGAGAACTGCGCCGAATTCGGCATCGAATATTACAATGAACTCGACAAGCGGCAGGGCGTCGTCCACATCGTCGGGCCCGAACAGGGTTTCACGCTGCCCGGCACGACCATCGTCTGCGGCGACAGCCACACCTCGACGCATGGCGCTTTCGGCGCGCTCGCGCATGGCATCGGCACGTCCGAGGTCGAGCATGTGCTCGCCACGCAGACGCTGATCCAGAAGAAGGCGAAGAACATGCGCGTTACGGTCGACGGCATCCTGCCGGACGGCGTGACCGCGAAGGACATCATCCTTGCCATCATCGGCGAGATCGGCACGGCGGGCGGCACCGGCTACGTCATCGAATATGCGGGCGAAGCCATTCGCGCGCTGTCGATGGAAGGCCGCATGACGGTCTGCAACATGTCCATCGAAGGAGGCGCGCGCGCCGGCCTTGTCGCGCCGGACGAGAAGACCTTCGCCTATATCGCGGGCCGTCCGCGCGCGCCGAAGGGCGCCGCCTGGGAACTCGCGCGGAAATACTGGGAAACGCTGCCCTCCGACGCGGGCGCGCATTTCGACCGTGAAATCAAGCTCGACGCTTCTTCGCTGCCGCCCATCGTCACCTGGGGCACGAGCCCTGAAGACGTGGTGTCGATCACCGGCACCGTACCCGACCCGGCGAAGGTCGCCGACGAGGGCAAGCGGGCGGCCGTCTCGCGTGCGCTCGCCTATATGGGCCTTGAGCCGGGCATGAAGATGACGGACATCGCCATCGACCGCGTGTTCATCGGCTCCTGTACCAACGGGCGCATCGAAGATCTGCGTGCCGCCGCCGCGATCGTCGAAGGCCGCCGTGTCGCCGAAACGGTGAAGGCCATGGTGGTGCCGGGTTCCGGCCTCGTGAAGGAGCAGGCCGAAGCCGAAGGGCTCGACGAGATCTTCCTCGCGGCTGGCTTCGAGTGGCGCGAACCGGGTTGTTCGATGTGCCTTGCGATGAACGCCGACAAGCTCAGCCCCGGCGAGCGCTGCGCTTCGACCTCCAACCGCAATTTCGAGGGCCGTCAGGGCTTCAAGGGCCGCACGCATCTCGTCTCGCCCGCGATGGCGGCTGCGGCTGCGGTCGCGGGCCGGTTCGTCGACGTGCGCGAATTCGGCAAACGCTGA
- a CDS encoding lipoprotein, whose translation MTGLSRNLVLAFVLALGLSACGKRTDLQRPLPPPDVPKDAKGKVDPDRPFILDPLLR comes from the coding sequence ATGACTGGCTTGAGTCGCAATCTGGTACTGGCTTTTGTGCTCGCGCTCGGGCTGTCGGCCTGCGGCAAGAGAACCGACCTTCAACGTCCGCTTCCGCCGCCGGATGTGCCGAAAGACGCAAAAGGAAAGGTTGACCCGGATCGGCCCTTCATTCTGGACCCGCTTCTGCGTTAA
- a CDS encoding ABC transporter permease has protein sequence MINWSLFERFGPRMVEGFAVTLELAFGSALLGLLIAAPVALGRAYGGRALSGALFGYTYMMRGTPLLAQLFLVYYGSAQFQASLDAAGLWWLFRDPFYCSLLTFTLHTAAYQAEILAGAVRAVPRGQVEAAKAAAMPPALVARRIVLPQAARLALRPLGNELILMVKASALASVVTVYDLLATAKLAFQRTYDFQAYIAAALVYVLTVEIIRRIWNALDRRLNRHLARA, from the coding sequence ATGATCAACTGGAGCCTGTTCGAGCGCTTCGGCCCGCGCATGGTGGAAGGGTTCGCCGTAACGCTGGAGCTTGCCTTCGGCTCTGCGCTGCTCGGCCTGCTGATCGCGGCGCCGGTCGCGCTCGGGCGTGCGTATGGCGGGCGGGCGCTGTCGGGGGCGCTGTTCGGCTATACTTATATGATGCGGGGCACCCCGCTGCTCGCGCAGCTCTTCCTCGTCTATTACGGCTCCGCGCAGTTTCAGGCGAGCCTCGACGCGGCGGGGCTGTGGTGGCTGTTCCGCGATCCGTTCTACTGCTCGCTCCTCACCTTCACGCTGCACACCGCCGCCTATCAGGCGGAAATCCTTGCCGGGGCCGTTCGCGCCGTGCCGCGCGGGCAGGTCGAGGCCGCAAAGGCCGCCGCGATGCCGCCTGCGCTCGTTGCGCGTCGCATCGTGCTGCCGCAGGCCGCCCGGCTCGCTCTGCGCCCTCTCGGCAATGAACTGATCCTGATGGTGAAGGCGAGCGCGCTGGCAAGCGTCGTCACGGTCTACGACCTGCTGGCAACAGCAAAGCTCGCGTTCCAGCGCACCTACGACTTTCAAGCCTATATCGCGGCGGCGCTCGTCTATGTGCTCACGGTGGAGATCATCCGCCGTATCTGGAACGCGCTCGACCGGCGGCTGAACCGTCACCTCGCGCGGGCATAA
- a CDS encoding TlpA family protein disulfide reductase, with protein sequence MGTGNDDGGARRQGLIIYGLAAAGALAVMVVGMLMDRASIVPDEPRAGAVTVPAPAESGKFIRHARPVTLPAISFNDADGKARFLSEWRGKVVLLNIWATWCPPCIREMPALDKLQAQKGSEHFAVVAVSTDRSGLGKPKAFYDRVGIKNLPLFNEASGDLSVALDADRLPLTIILDSEGREVARYYGAEEWDSEEVFAKVMAMAGAKSAATRR encoded by the coding sequence ATGGGAACCGGGAACGACGACGGCGGAGCGCGGAGGCAGGGCCTCATCATCTATGGTCTTGCCGCGGCCGGGGCGCTCGCGGTGATGGTGGTCGGCATGCTCATGGATCGCGCTTCGATCGTACCCGACGAGCCGCGTGCGGGGGCGGTCACGGTTCCGGCGCCCGCCGAGTCTGGCAAGTTCATCCGGCACGCAAGACCCGTCACCCTGCCTGCAATTTCTTTCAACGACGCGGACGGTAAGGCGCGCTTCCTTTCGGAGTGGCGGGGCAAGGTCGTGCTGCTTAACATCTGGGCGACGTGGTGCCCTCCCTGCATCCGCGAAATGCCCGCGCTCGACAAGCTTCAAGCCCAGAAGGGCAGCGAGCATTTCGCTGTCGTGGCGGTCAGCACCGATCGCAGCGGCCTTGGCAAGCCGAAGGCCTTTTATGATCGTGTCGGCATCAAGAATCTCCCGCTCTTCAATGAGGCGAGCGGCGACTTGAGCGTCGCTCTCGACGCGGACCGCCTCCCCCTGACGATCATCCTCGACAGCGAAGGCCGCGAGGTTGCGCGCTACTACGGCGCGGAGGAATGGGACAGCGAGGAGGTCTTCGCCAAGGTCATGGCGATGGCGGGGGCGAAATCGGCAGCGACGCGCCGCTGA
- a CDS encoding Pls/PosA family non-ribosomal peptide synthetase, which yields MARRRLFHDRMRSPMLLHHVFEQQAKRWPHGVAVKCDSISLTYSQLDRLSSKIARRCIDNGVKPGSLVGIYFRKSVNLFAAILGILKAGAGYVPLDPKFPAERIVDICDDARVSLVLSEGTLGRENAERIDSVKWLLLDADEERAARRRIGAACLVPVQVRQTSAAYAIYTSGSTGRPKGVKITHRNALAFVKAMKASYGVKRSDRIYQGFSVAFDASVEEIWAAFSTGATLVVPTEDIGRSPSDAADFIEQEGVSYFSTVPSFLAMIPRDLPNVRLLVLGGEACPPDLVTRWAKPGRRMLNTYGPTEATVVATLAECREGQPVSIGTAMPGYSIYVLDESGRPVRPGEEGELYIGGEAVSPGYINRASQTAERFLPDCLSGKRGRLCRTSDMVRLGHRGELYFLGRLDGQIKLRGFRIELPEIEAVLLDHPRVAAASVNVFELNGSRELGAFIVPNAEITGEIRAELAELLRRRVPEYMVPKYLDVIDALPLMTSGKVDRKQLPLPQTLLKGERQMAAPETDFERAIAEVWGMCLGAPSVSVDDDFFLDLGGHSLLAARVASEMRERLGLPSVSVRHLYQHRTIRALAGALEGYEQPAGVESSGRGQRDELPSLRAFKLVPPWERWLCVGLQTLSVGLYYLVLSAPVTLTVLVLKSAYEGTTTAEHAALILSAAGFLIWPSMLLLSILSKWLVIGRYKPGRYPLWSLYYFRWWFVGKFQRLSWAPMFAGSPLMSLYYRAMGARVGRNCVIGTAHCTAFDLVTIGDGACIGAETQLLACRVEDGMLIIAPLTIGERCFIGQHCALGLDVEMAAGSALDDMSFLADGARLRADEKWRGVPAVHADFSLPTGNTAPRGGERLWGLIHLVLIYLMGYFLIVALLPPIALVAIALINYGLYAGAGALLVAVPLGVLWYIACAVLTKRIILGRIRQGTYPVRSLTYLRHWFLSYLLNNTREILQPLYATLFFPAVLRLFGSRIGKGVEVSTVMQFSPDLLTVKRGSFLADACIIGGGRIHGGVLSIEAVNIGEQTFVGNSAFVPGGTTIGDDSLVGVLSTPPQTKAPLEANRRWLGSPGFELPPSAVQQSFAFAPSKTYEPPRSMVLARACVDFLRICLPGWLSGAALVAFCYALIAIRNTHALEETVLFTPLLSLASAMGLLFVSAAVKLVLRGTFHPVIKPLWSSYVWFTEVINGVFESLAANVMEPVLGTPYAGHCLGLFGCKVGRWVFVHTTLFSEFDLVEIHDHAALNLGATVQTHLFEDRVMKADKLVIGEGCTVGNMAIVLYSTSMEKGAVLGPLSVLMKGETLAQGSYSVGIPASPVPRAHTLKRLPVLETNSGGVSVGRGLEGGSGLSVPGAIPCDEHTQQPASAV from the coding sequence ATGGCGAGAAGACGTTTGTTTCATGATCGCATGCGCAGTCCGATGCTTTTGCATCACGTGTTCGAACAGCAGGCGAAGAGGTGGCCTCACGGCGTTGCCGTAAAATGCGATTCCATTTCGCTTACATATTCACAGCTTGACAGACTCTCATCGAAAATTGCCCGCCGCTGCATCGACAATGGCGTTAAACCGGGGAGTCTCGTCGGGATATACTTCCGGAAGTCGGTAAATCTATTTGCCGCGATCCTCGGTATTTTGAAAGCGGGCGCCGGTTACGTGCCGCTCGACCCGAAATTTCCCGCTGAACGAATTGTCGATATCTGCGATGACGCGCGCGTGTCGTTGGTCCTGTCTGAAGGCACCTTGGGGCGTGAGAATGCGGAGAGGATCGACAGCGTCAAGTGGCTGCTTCTCGACGCCGATGAGGAGCGCGCCGCACGCCGTCGCATCGGAGCCGCTTGCCTCGTCCCGGTTCAGGTGCGGCAGACAAGTGCGGCCTATGCCATCTACACCTCGGGCTCGACTGGGCGCCCGAAGGGCGTGAAGATCACGCACAGAAATGCACTTGCCTTCGTCAAGGCGATGAAAGCCAGTTACGGCGTGAAGAGAAGCGACCGGATCTATCAAGGGTTTTCGGTGGCGTTCGATGCGTCCGTCGAAGAAATCTGGGCTGCCTTTTCAACGGGTGCAACGCTCGTCGTCCCGACGGAGGATATCGGACGCTCCCCTTCCGACGCTGCCGACTTCATCGAGCAGGAGGGCGTCTCCTATTTCTCGACCGTGCCGTCGTTTCTCGCGATGATCCCGCGCGATCTGCCGAACGTGCGGCTTCTGGTGCTCGGCGGCGAGGCTTGCCCGCCAGATCTCGTCACCCGATGGGCCAAGCCGGGCCGTCGTATGCTGAATACTTACGGTCCGACCGAGGCGACGGTGGTGGCGACGCTTGCTGAATGCCGAGAGGGTCAGCCCGTCAGCATCGGCACGGCCATGCCCGGCTATTCGATTTACGTCCTCGATGAAAGCGGAAGACCGGTGCGGCCCGGCGAAGAAGGTGAGCTTTACATCGGCGGCGAGGCTGTGTCCCCCGGCTATATAAACCGCGCGAGCCAGACAGCCGAGCGCTTCCTGCCCGACTGTCTGTCTGGCAAGCGCGGACGGCTTTGCCGCACATCCGATATGGTGCGCCTCGGACATCGCGGAGAACTCTATTTCCTCGGGCGCCTCGACGGTCAGATCAAGCTTCGCGGCTTCAGGATCGAGTTGCCGGAAATCGAAGCGGTGCTTCTCGATCATCCGAGAGTCGCTGCCGCTTCGGTGAATGTCTTCGAGTTGAACGGCTCCAGGGAACTCGGCGCCTTTATCGTGCCGAACGCTGAGATCACGGGCGAAATTCGCGCCGAGCTTGCGGAATTACTGCGCCGCCGTGTGCCAGAATACATGGTTCCGAAGTATCTGGACGTAATCGATGCGCTGCCGCTGATGACGAGCGGCAAAGTGGATCGCAAGCAGCTTCCGCTGCCGCAGACGCTTCTGAAGGGCGAACGCCAGATGGCAGCTCCTGAAACGGACTTTGAGCGCGCCATCGCCGAAGTGTGGGGAATGTGCCTCGGCGCTCCTTCGGTGTCGGTCGATGACGATTTCTTCCTCGATCTCGGCGGCCATTCCCTGCTGGCGGCGCGTGTCGCCTCCGAAATGCGCGAACGCCTCGGGCTGCCTTCCGTGTCGGTGCGCCACCTGTACCAGCACCGAACCATACGAGCCCTTGCCGGGGCGCTCGAAGGCTATGAGCAGCCGGCAGGGGTTGAGAGTTCCGGCAGAGGCCAGCGAGATGAACTGCCGAGCCTGCGCGCATTCAAGCTCGTTCCACCCTGGGAACGTTGGCTCTGCGTGGGGCTGCAGACGCTTTCAGTCGGCTTATATTATCTCGTCCTCAGCGCGCCTGTAACGCTGACCGTGCTCGTTCTGAAATCGGCTTATGAAGGCACGACCACTGCCGAGCATGCTGCGCTGATCCTGAGCGCGGCCGGGTTCCTGATCTGGCCGTCCATGCTGTTATTGAGCATCCTTTCGAAATGGCTGGTGATCGGCAGATACAAGCCCGGCCGTTACCCGCTTTGGAGCTTGTATTATTTTCGCTGGTGGTTTGTTGGCAAGTTTCAGAGGCTGAGCTGGGCACCCATGTTCGCGGGCTCGCCGCTCATGAGCCTTTATTATCGTGCCATGGGCGCGCGTGTCGGCAGGAATTGCGTCATCGGAACGGCGCATTGCACGGCCTTCGATCTCGTCACGATCGGCGACGGCGCTTGCATCGGCGCCGAAACGCAATTGCTTGCCTGCCGCGTGGAAGACGGGATGCTCATAATCGCCCCTCTCACCATCGGCGAACGCTGCTTCATCGGACAGCACTGCGCGCTTGGTCTCGACGTCGAAATGGCGGCAGGTTCCGCGCTCGACGACATGTCTTTCCTCGCCGATGGCGCACGCCTTCGAGCCGATGAGAAGTGGCGCGGCGTGCCTGCCGTCCATGCCGACTTCAGTCTGCCGACCGGCAACACGGCGCCCCGCGGCGGCGAGAGGCTGTGGGGGCTGATCCATCTCGTCCTGATCTATCTGATGGGCTATTTTCTGATCGTGGCGCTGCTCCCGCCTATCGCACTCGTGGCCATCGCCCTCATCAATTATGGGCTATACGCTGGCGCTGGCGCTCTTCTCGTCGCGGTGCCGCTCGGTGTGCTGTGGTACATCGCCTGCGCCGTGCTGACAAAGCGCATTATACTGGGGAGGATACGGCAGGGCACTTACCCTGTGCGCAGTCTGACCTATCTGCGGCACTGGTTCCTCAGCTACCTTCTGAACAACACGCGTGAAATCCTTCAGCCGCTTTACGCCACGCTGTTCTTTCCGGCCGTACTCCGCCTGTTCGGGTCGAGGATTGGCAAGGGCGTCGAGGTTTCGACGGTGATGCAGTTCAGTCCCGACCTTCTCACCGTAAAGCGCGGCAGCTTTCTCGCCGATGCCTGCATCATCGGCGGCGGTCGCATCCATGGCGGCGTGTTGTCGATCGAGGCGGTGAACATCGGCGAGCAGACCTTCGTCGGCAACAGCGCCTTCGTCCCCGGGGGCACAACGATCGGCGACGATAGTCTCGTCGGCGTGCTGTCGACACCGCCCCAGACGAAAGCGCCGCTGGAAGCCAACCGCCGCTGGCTTGGCTCGCCGGGCTTCGAATTGCCTCCGTCTGCGGTCCAGCAGTCTTTCGCTTTCGCGCCCTCAAAGACTTACGAGCCGCCACGTTCGATGGTGCTCGCGCGCGCCTGCGTCGACTTCCTCCGCATCTGCCTTCCGGGATGGCTTTCCGGCGCGGCCCTTGTCGCATTCTGCTATGCGCTGATCGCCATTCGCAACACGCACGCACTCGAAGAAACGGTCCTTTTCACGCCGCTTCTGTCCCTTGCGTCGGCGATGGGGTTGCTGTTCGTCTCCGCTGCGGTCAAGCTGGTGCTGCGCGGGACGTTTCATCCCGTTATCAAGCCTCTATGGTCGAGCTATGTGTGGTTTACCGAGGTGATAAACGGCGTGTTCGAGTCGCTTGCGGCCAACGTCATGGAGCCGGTTCTCGGAACGCCCTATGCAGGGCACTGCCTCGGATTATTCGGCTGCAAGGTGGGCCGCTGGGTGTTCGTGCACACAACCCTGTTCTCGGAATTTGACCTCGTGGAGATCCACGATCATGCGGCTCTCAATCTTGGCGCGACCGTCCAGACGCATCTTTTCGAAGATCGCGTGATGAAGGCGGACAAGCTCGTGATCGGTGAGGGATGCACCGTCGGGAATATGGCTATCGTGCTTTACAGTACCTCCATGGAAAAGGGCGCCGTTCTTGGGCCATTGTCGGTGCTGATGAAAGGGGAAACGCTTGCGCAGGGATCGTATTCGGTAGGGATTCCGGCCTCGCCCGTTCCTCGGGCGCACACGCTGAAGCGCCTGCCGGTTCTTGAAACGAACAGCGGTGGCGTTTCGGTCGGGCGCGGCCTTGAGGGGGGCTCCGGACTGTCTGTGCCGGGCGCGATCCCCTGCGATGAGCACACCCAGCAACCCGCCTCAGCCGTTTGA
- a CDS encoding ABC transporter permease translates to MDGVISEWSGALAQGAAMTVGLALATLPFGLALGLAAALARTSHIAAARGLAEAYTTVFRALPELLTLLVIYFGGQMLLQKIAAATGLPVAVQVSPFVAGLVALALVFGAYSSEVFLAALTAVERGQIEAARSFGMSSRQVFRRVRLPQALRFALPGLGNNWLVLLKDTSLVSVIALNDLLRETTIAVQATREPFKFYAVACAIYLAMTALSTLAIARAERAAGRGFRGAR, encoded by the coding sequence TTGGACGGGGTCATCTCAGAATGGAGCGGCGCGCTGGCCCAGGGCGCGGCCATGACGGTCGGCCTTGCACTGGCGACGCTTCCCTTCGGGCTCGCGCTGGGGCTCGCCGCGGCGCTGGCCAGGACCTCGCATATCGCCGCCGCGCGCGGCCTCGCCGAAGCCTACACCACCGTTTTTCGTGCGCTGCCCGAACTGCTCACGCTGCTTGTCATTTACTTCGGCGGCCAGATGCTGCTTCAGAAGATCGCCGCCGCCACGGGCTTGCCGGTAGCTGTGCAGGTTTCGCCTTTCGTTGCGGGCCTCGTGGCGCTCGCGCTCGTGTTCGGCGCCTATTCGAGCGAGGTCTTTCTCGCGGCGCTGACGGCAGTCGAGCGGGGGCAGATAGAGGCGGCGCGAAGCTTCGGCATGTCGTCTCGTCAGGTTTTTCGCCGCGTGCGGCTGCCTCAGGCGCTCCGTTTCGCCCTCCCCGGCCTCGGCAATAACTGGCTCGTGCTGTTGAAAGACACGTCGCTTGTGTCCGTCATCGCGCTGAACGACCTCCTGCGCGAGACCACCATCGCGGTGCAGGCCACGCGCGAGCCGTTCAAGTTCTACGCGGTGGCTTGCGCGATCTACCTCGCCATGACGGCGCTTTCGACACTCGCCATCGCACGGGCCGAACGCGCGGCGGGGCGCGGCTTCAGGGGCGCGCGATGA
- the argH gene encoding argininosuccinate lyase, with the protein MANKMWGGRFETKPAEIMEEINASISFDQRFYAEDIRASQAHAKMLGACGIVTAEEADAIVAGLDVVREEIEGGRFEFRREYEDIHMAVEARLKDLIGPVAGKLHTGRSRNDQVATDFRLYIRGAIDHLDEQIAALQLALARKADAHAATIMPGFTHMQVAQPVTFGHHCLAYVEMLDRDRGRFADARKRVNESPLGAAALAGTSFPIDRHMTASALGFERPLANSLDSVSSRDFALEALAAAAICATHLSRLSEEIVVWFSAGFRFITLSDRFTTGSSIMPQKRNPDAAELVRAKVGRVAGAFVSLLTVMKGLPLAYSKDMQEDKEAVFLAIDALSLGLAAMTGMIEDMEPVPDRMRDAAGQGFSTATDLADWLVLHAQLPFREAHHVTGRIVKHAENLGVDLHEVPLKDMQAVEPRITERIFDVLNVDKSVESRRSFGGTAPQNVKAAAEIWLKKLEAAGTSR; encoded by the coding sequence ATGGCCAATAAAATGTGGGGCGGGCGCTTCGAGACAAAGCCCGCCGAGATCATGGAGGAAATCAACGCCTCCATTTCGTTCGACCAGCGGTTCTACGCCGAAGACATCCGCGCGTCTCAGGCGCATGCGAAGATGCTCGGCGCGTGCGGGATCGTGACGGCGGAAGAGGCAGACGCGATCGTCGCGGGTCTCGATGTCGTGCGCGAGGAGATCGAGGGCGGGCGCTTCGAGTTTCGCCGCGAATATGAAGACATCCACATGGCGGTCGAAGCGCGGCTGAAGGACCTCATCGGGCCGGTCGCGGGCAAGCTCCACACGGGCCGCTCGCGCAACGATCAGGTGGCGACGGATTTCCGCCTTTATATTCGCGGCGCGATAGACCACCTCGACGAGCAGATCGCGGCGCTCCAGCTCGCGCTCGCAAGGAAGGCGGACGCTCACGCCGCGACCATCATGCCCGGCTTCACGCACATGCAGGTTGCCCAGCCGGTCACGTTCGGCCACCACTGCCTCGCCTATGTCGAGATGCTGGACCGCGACCGGGGCCGCTTCGCCGATGCAAGAAAGCGCGTAAACGAAAGCCCGCTCGGAGCGGCCGCGCTTGCGGGCACATCCTTCCCCATCGACCGGCACATGACGGCTTCAGCGCTCGGGTTCGAGCGTCCGCTCGCGAACTCGCTCGACTCCGTGTCCTCGCGCGACTTCGCGCTTGAGGCGCTCGCCGCCGCCGCGATCTGCGCCACGCACCTCTCGCGCCTGTCTGAAGAAATCGTCGTCTGGTTCAGTGCGGGCTTCCGGTTCATCACGCTGTCCGACCGCTTCACCACCGGCTCGTCGATCATGCCGCAGAAGCGCAATCCCGACGCCGCCGAACTCGTGCGCGCGAAGGTGGGCCGCGTCGCCGGCGCGTTCGTCTCGCTCCTGACCGTGATGAAGGGGCTCCCGCTCGCCTATTCCAAGGACATGCAGGAAGACAAGGAAGCCGTGTTCCTCGCCATCGACGCGCTGTCGCTCGGCCTCGCCGCGATGACGGGCATGATCGAAGACATGGAACCCGTGCCGGACCGCATGCGCGACGCCGCGGGTCAAGGCTTCTCGACCGCGACCGACCTTGCCGACTGGCTCGTGCTGCATGCACAGCTTCCGTTCCGCGAGGCGCATCACGTCACGGGCCGGATCGTGAAACACGCCGAAAATCTGGGTGTCGATCTCCACGAAGTGCCGCTGAAGGACATGCAGGCCGTCGAACCGCGTATCACGGAACGCATTTTCGACGTGCTGAACGTGGATAAGTCTGTGGAAAGCCGCCGCAGCTTTGGAGGCACAGCGCCGCAAAATGTGAAGGCGGCGGCCGAAATCTGGCTGAAGAAGCTGGAAGCCGCCGGAACTTCGCGGTAA